Proteins encoded together in one Lathyrus oleraceus cultivar Zhongwan6 chromosome 5, CAAS_Psat_ZW6_1.0, whole genome shotgun sequence window:
- the LOC127086017 gene encoding uncharacterized protein LOC127086017 — protein MAHTNVLSLLPFVMLLLINGQGSFARYMIQENVEEIQVDQPYLDGWLKNPLKNQKHIANSNQVYLDGWLKDTRAEKTKSSQDSDQVYLDGWLKDIRAEKPKFTSESNQVYLDGWLKDTRAEKAKSTGDTNQVYLDGWLKDIRAEKEKSIPNSNQVYLDGWLKDTRAEKAKSTSESNQVYLDGWLKDTRAEKDKSTSDSNQVYLDGWLKDTRAKQTKTMSDSNQV, from the exons ATGGCACACACAAATGTTTTGTCTCTCCTCCCTTTTGTCATGCTTTTGTTGATC AATGGACAAGGAAGCTTTGCCCGATATATGATACAAGAGAATGTAGAAGAAATACAAGTTGATCAACCTTACCTTGATGGTTGGCTCAAAAATCCATTGAAGAATCAAAAACACATTGCTAACTCTAACCAAGTTtaccttgatggatggttgaaagatacTCGGGCAGAGAAAACCAAATCCTCCCAGGATTCCGATCAAGTCTAtcttgatggatggttgaaagataTCAGAGCAGAGAAACCAAAATTCAC CTCTGAATCCAACCAAGTTtaccttgatggatggttgaaagatacTCGAGCTGAGAAAGCAAAATCTACAGGTGACACCAACCAAGTTTAtcttgatggatggttgaaagataTCAGAGCTGAGAAAGAAAAGTCAATACCTAACTCCAACCAAGTTtac cttgatggatggttgaaagataccAGAGCAGAGAAAGCAAAATCCACCTCTGAATCCAACCAAGTTtaccttgatggatggttgaaagataccCGAGCTGAGAAAGACAAATCTACCTCTGACTCCAACCAAGTTTACCTTGATGGATGGTTAAAAGATACCCGAGCTAAGCAAACAAAAACCATGTCTGACTCGAATCAAGTTTAa